Proteins from one Deltaproteobacteria bacterium genomic window:
- a CDS encoding pyridoxamine 5'-phosphate oxidase family protein: protein MADDLLDKIRPEVVDRWGDPAKHPETTMTAAAIAELLATAGELYLSHHTSDDFPMVTVHFFCVLDGVVWTTTVRGRAKEKAFRRDPRTCLCVSNGDLTMSKTAGVAIKARAQLVEDRDAVRRVCQAQVEKYFPGDRKRQQTFMAALDTPNRVAVRFEPIKVISWDLRRSMRRQPGAPAAQG, encoded by the coding sequence ATGGCTGACGATCTGCTCGACAAGATTCGCCCCGAGGTCGTCGATCGCTGGGGCGACCCGGCCAAGCATCCGGAAACGACGATGACCGCCGCGGCCATCGCGGAGCTGCTCGCGACGGCCGGGGAGCTGTATCTCAGCCACCACACCAGCGACGACTTCCCGATGGTAACGGTGCACTTCTTTTGCGTGCTCGACGGCGTGGTGTGGACCACGACCGTGCGCGGCCGCGCCAAGGAGAAGGCCTTCCGCCGTGATCCCCGCACGTGTCTGTGTGTCTCTAACGGTGATCTGACGATGTCGAAAACCGCCGGCGTGGCGATCAAGGCGCGGGCCCAGCTGGTCGAGGATCGCGACGCCGTCCGCCGCGTGTGCCAGGCTCAGGTGGAGAAGTATTTTCCCGGTGATCGCAAGCGCCAGCAGACATTTATGGCCGCACTCGATACCCCCAACCGCGTCGCCGTGCGCTTCGAGCCGATCAAGGTCATCAGCTGGGACCTCCGCCGGTCGATGCGCCGGCAGCCCGGCGCGCCCGCCGCCCAGGGTTGA
- a CDS encoding molybdopterin-dependent oxidoreductase: MNPALTRRRFLQGTGAAALVLSLDYLRLPAAADSGGSGSIPLPSDYRGWEDVYRQHWQWDKVTKGTHLRANCAAACSWDVYVKDGIAWREEQAAVYSQTNAGLPDFGPRGCQKGACHSALSYGPARLKYPLKRVGPRGSGQWQRISWEAALNEIADAVIDTIAADGPGAIAYDFGTNIDFGPSSSGELLLFSLLGAPTLDTLSGVGDMPMGAVQTWGLVNVDGTADDWFHSDYIIVWSMNPNYARIPEAHFLWEARYRGAQVVNITPDYNATAIHCDGWLNPRPGTDAALGLAMAQVIVSEQLYDAAYVKEQTDLPLLVRDDSRRFLRQSDVQPGGKDDIFYCWDEASGGAVEVPGSMGHSLQSLRLRTGRFFGVEIRPALTGSYTVPLAGGQLVAVRPVFELLKAQLDSYTPERAAQITGVGPQSIRRVAREFAKARAGLILASFGSCKHYHTDLMQRAMILLLALCGHQGKRGGGLRLSAMWSMFGFESLASGFEMNPLYRLALKFYRPSVRMVEGVMRQVARSERPFQPYALWLWYHAGMAEVAGKAGWSDPSLPRPPQEYLKEALGKGWMPLHLQPDKEPKIFFATAANPLRRWAAPQVAERVLWPKLQLIVSTNFRMSTTALKSDIVLPAAAYYEKRGIKYGQSYLPYIVFGDKAVEPLAEAKSEWEIYGRLAEVIQQRARARGLGPYRGVLGEERDLATLYERWTFNGRFDWRDDVTALEHIVSNSSQTQGLTWSDAAQRGAVRIQDIGLYGPGTAVCSDFEPGQSVYPSQWFVEHKEPWPTLTGRQQFYLDHPWFLEMREALPVHKDPPPAGGRYPLQLSGGHTRWSIHAIWRDQPFMLQLQRGEPVIYMNDEDAAARGLRDHDRARVFNDLGEFEVIVKRSPAVRPGQIISYHAWEPYQFRGWRGHQEVVVSPLKPLHLVGDYGHLSYRMYYASPCYNPRGTAVEVQRVGD; the protein is encoded by the coding sequence ATGAACCCTGCGCTTACTCGGCGCCGCTTTTTGCAAGGCACCGGCGCTGCCGCCCTGGTCTTGTCGCTGGACTACTTGCGGCTGCCGGCGGCGGCCGACAGCGGCGGCAGCGGGTCGATACCGCTGCCCTCCGACTACCGCGGCTGGGAGGACGTCTACCGCCAACACTGGCAGTGGGATAAGGTAACGAAAGGCACCCACCTGCGCGCCAACTGCGCCGCTGCTTGCAGCTGGGACGTCTACGTCAAGGACGGCATCGCCTGGCGCGAGGAGCAGGCAGCGGTCTATTCACAAACCAACGCCGGGCTGCCGGACTTCGGCCCGCGCGGCTGCCAGAAGGGCGCCTGCCACAGCGCGCTCAGCTACGGCCCGGCCCGGCTCAAGTATCCGCTCAAGCGCGTCGGCCCGCGCGGCTCGGGGCAGTGGCAGCGGATCTCTTGGGAGGCCGCGCTCAACGAGATCGCCGACGCGGTCATCGACACGATTGCCGCCGACGGCCCGGGGGCGATCGCTTACGACTTCGGCACCAATATCGACTTCGGGCCGAGCTCCTCCGGCGAGTTACTGCTGTTCTCGCTGCTCGGCGCGCCCACGCTCGACACCCTCTCCGGCGTCGGTGACATGCCCATGGGCGCGGTGCAGACTTGGGGCCTGGTGAACGTCGACGGCACCGCGGACGACTGGTTTCACTCCGACTACATCATCGTCTGGTCGATGAACCCGAATTACGCCCGTATCCCTGAAGCTCACTTCTTGTGGGAGGCGCGCTACCGCGGCGCACAGGTAGTGAACATCACGCCCGATTACAACGCCACCGCGATCCATTGCGACGGCTGGCTCAACCCGCGCCCCGGCACTGATGCCGCCCTGGGGCTGGCGATGGCGCAGGTGATCGTGAGCGAGCAGCTCTACGATGCGGCCTACGTCAAAGAGCAGACCGATCTGCCGCTGCTGGTACGCGACGACAGCCGCCGCTTCCTGCGCCAGAGCGACGTGCAACCCGGCGGCAAGGACGACATCTTCTACTGCTGGGACGAAGCCAGCGGCGGTGCCGTCGAAGTGCCGGGTTCAATGGGGCACTCGCTGCAGTCGCTGCGCTTGCGCACCGGCCGCTTCTTCGGTGTCGAGATCCGACCCGCGCTCACCGGCTCGTACACGGTGCCGCTCGCCGGCGGCCAGCTGGTGGCGGTACGGCCGGTGTTCGAGCTGCTGAAGGCCCAGTTGGACAGCTACACGCCGGAGCGCGCCGCCCAGATCACCGGCGTCGGTCCGCAGAGCATCCGGCGCGTGGCGCGGGAGTTCGCCAAAGCCCGCGCCGGGCTGATCTTGGCCTCGTTCGGCTCGTGTAAGCACTACCACACCGACCTGATGCAACGCGCCATGATTCTGTTGCTGGCGCTGTGCGGGCACCAGGGCAAACGCGGCGGCGGGCTGCGCCTGAGCGCGATGTGGAGCATGTTCGGCTTCGAGTCGCTGGCCAGCGGCTTCGAGATGAATCCGCTGTACCGGCTGGCGCTCAAGTTCTATCGCCCGAGCGTGCGCATGGTTGAAGGCGTCATGCGCCAGGTCGCGCGCAGCGAGCGGCCGTTTCAACCTTACGCGCTGTGGCTGTGGTATCACGCCGGTATGGCGGAGGTGGCCGGCAAAGCCGGCTGGAGCGACCCGTCGCTGCCGCGCCCGCCGCAAGAGTACCTCAAGGAGGCGCTCGGCAAGGGCTGGATGCCGCTGCACTTGCAGCCCGACAAGGAGCCCAAGATCTTCTTCGCCACCGCCGCCAACCCGTTGCGGCGCTGGGCCGCGCCCCAGGTGGCCGAGCGCGTGCTGTGGCCCAAGCTGCAGTTGATCGTCAGCACCAACTTCCGCATGTCGACCACCGCGCTGAAGTCCGACATCGTCCTGCCGGCGGCGGCATACTACGAGAAGCGCGGCATCAAGTATGGGCAGAGCTATCTTCCCTACATCGTCTTCGGCGACAAAGCCGTCGAGCCGCTCGCCGAGGCCAAGAGCGAGTGGGAGATCTACGGGCGCCTGGCGGAAGTCATTCAGCAACGGGCGCGCGCGCGCGGGCTGGGGCCCTACCGCGGCGTCCTCGGCGAAGAACGCGACCTCGCCACCCTCTACGAGCGCTGGACCTTCAACGGCCGGTTCGACTGGCGCGACGATGTCACAGCGCTCGAGCACATCGTCAGCAACTCCTCGCAAACCCAGGGGCTCACGTGGAGTGATGCGGCGCAGCGGGGCGCCGTGCGGATTCAGGACATCGGCCTATACGGACCGGGCACGGCCGTGTGCAGTGATTTCGAGCCGGGCCAGAGCGTCTACCCCTCGCAGTGGTTCGTCGAGCACAAGGAACCGTGGCCGACGCTCACCGGCCGCCAGCAGTTTTACTTGGATCACCCGTGGTTTCTCGAAATGCGGGAGGCGCTGCCGGTGCACAAAGACCCGCCGCCCGCCGGCGGCCGCTATCCGCTCCAGCTCAGCGGCGGGCACACGCGCTGGTCGATTCACGCCATCTGGCGCGATCAGCCCTTCATGTTGCAGTTGCAGCGCGGCGAGCCGGTCATCTACATGAACGACGAGGACGCCGCGGCGCGCGGCCTGCGCGATCACGACCGCGCCCGCGTGTTCAACGACCTCGGCGAGTTCGAGGTCATCGTCAAACGCAGCCCGGCGGTGCGGCCGGGGCAGATCATCAGCTATCACGCCTGGGAGCCTTACCAGTTCCGCGGCTGGCGCGGCCATCAGGAAGTGGTGGTGTCGCCGCTCAAGCCGCTGCATCTGGTCGGCGACTACGGGCACCTCAGCTACCGCATGTATTACGCCTCACCCTGCTACAACCCGCGCGGCACTGCGGTTGAAGTCCAACGGGTGGGCGATTAG
- a CDS encoding anaerobic glycerol-3-phosphate dehydrogenase subunit C produces MLPIYLSEPSNEPARQRAAASLVRRALAPAPALSALRRDREHAAAHSDELQQRFVAALARSGLTVTRAATAAAAAERIAAVAAGSPIAATRAAVIGELQAALTQRRLSVVPTYGPGNDDFTGRYQRFWQLPPHRDTGGWASRAVAVGEAGRQRRAVVGLFGVNAASAATGALYLLQHSANIGELLGAARQLIFVVALDKLAADDAAALRQVNAAGTYGADSVLLDLARTRPLGNPLERFLPAGDAPAAIEVIVLDNGRRELLRGQYHELFICIGCRACATRCPTYPEFRGPRGWSPKDYLWSHLCGDNPSLELCTLCGNCEVDCPLDIPIPNLIAQRRAQALAQHGRGPAGWRRRLQGEVELLDKAFSATAPLSNYAPKLPLAATVMAQVFGLACERPLPAFRRDTFARWYARREHQSASAPQRRVPAPAPPAGQGEGTSSGVRPRLVYYFGCFANYNNPEVGQALVQLLEALGYEVVVPAWKCCGIPLYAKGEFEAAQRLVEFNVAALAQHVEAGDEIITSCPSCQLALARDYPRLFASPAADRVAAHTHFWSRFLLERGGLAGRLGGCSQSAAYHLPCHLRALGMENDTVELLRQLPGFAVRDIGRGCCGLSGTFGLERAHYRQSMEIGAGVFAAVKDSAFDTVLTDCGACKMQLEHGSGRAVAHPVEMLCRALAGAAASAPPEVKGAAA; encoded by the coding sequence ATGCTGCCGATCTACCTCAGCGAGCCCAGTAACGAGCCGGCCCGGCAACGCGCTGCCGCCAGCCTAGTGCGCCGCGCACTCGCGCCCGCGCCGGCGCTCTCGGCGCTGCGGCGCGATCGTGAGCACGCCGCGGCCCACAGCGACGAACTGCAACAGCGCTTCGTGGCGGCACTGGCTCGCAGCGGCCTCACCGTGACCCGCGCTGCCACCGCGGCGGCGGCGGCTGAGCGCATCGCGGCGGTGGCCGCAGGCTCGCCGATTGCCGCCACCCGCGCCGCCGTCATCGGCGAGCTGCAAGCCGCTCTCACTCAGCGCCGGCTCAGCGTCGTCCCGACCTACGGGCCCGGCAATGACGATTTCACCGGCCGTTACCAGCGCTTCTGGCAACTGCCGCCGCACCGCGACACCGGCGGGTGGGCGAGCCGGGCAGTGGCGGTTGGCGAGGCCGGCCGGCAACGCCGCGCCGTCGTCGGGCTCTTCGGCGTCAACGCCGCCTCGGCCGCCACCGGCGCGCTCTACCTGCTGCAACATTCCGCCAACATCGGCGAGCTGCTCGGCGCCGCGCGGCAATTGATCTTCGTCGTCGCCCTCGACAAGCTCGCCGCCGATGACGCCGCCGCGCTGCGCCAGGTCAACGCCGCCGGCACCTACGGCGCCGACAGCGTTCTGCTCGACCTTGCCCGCACGCGCCCGCTCGGCAATCCGCTCGAGCGCTTTCTGCCTGCCGGCGATGCCCCCGCCGCCATCGAGGTCATTGTGCTCGACAACGGCCGCCGTGAACTTCTGCGCGGCCAGTATCACGAGTTGTTCATCTGTATTGGCTGCCGCGCGTGCGCCACCCGCTGCCCGACCTACCCCGAGTTTCGCGGGCCGCGGGGCTGGAGCCCGAAGGACTACCTTTGGAGTCACCTCTGTGGTGATAACCCATCACTCGAACTCTGCACCCTGTGCGGCAACTGCGAGGTCGACTGCCCGCTCGACATCCCGATTCCCAACCTGATCGCGCAGCGGCGGGCGCAAGCGCTGGCCCAACACGGCCGCGGCCCGGCCGGCTGGCGCCGCCGCCTACAAGGCGAAGTCGAGCTGCTGGACAAAGCCTTCTCGGCCACCGCCCCGCTGAGCAACTATGCGCCCAAGCTGCCGCTGGCAGCCACGGTGATGGCGCAGGTGTTCGGGCTGGCCTGCGAGCGGCCGTTGCCGGCCTTTCGGCGCGATACTTTCGCGCGCTGGTACGCCCGCCGCGAACACCAGTCGGCCTCCGCACCGCAGCGGAGGGTTCCCGCTCCCGCGCCACCCGCAGGTCAGGGTGAGGGTACCTCATCCGGTGTACGCCCTCGGCTGGTGTACTACTTCGGCTGCTTCGCCAACTACAACAACCCGGAGGTCGGGCAAGCGCTGGTGCAGTTGCTGGAGGCGCTCGGCTACGAAGTCGTCGTGCCGGCGTGGAAGTGTTGCGGCATTCCACTCTATGCCAAGGGTGAGTTCGAAGCCGCGCAGCGGCTGGTCGAGTTCAATGTCGCGGCGTTGGCCCAGCACGTTGAAGCCGGTGATGAGATCATTACCAGCTGCCCGAGCTGCCAACTGGCGCTGGCACGCGACTACCCGCGGCTGTTCGCCTCGCCCGCCGCCGATCGCGTCGCCGCCCACACGCATTTCTGGTCGCGCTTTCTGCTCGAACGCGGCGGCCTCGCCGGCCGGCTGGGCGGGTGCTCGCAAAGCGCGGCCTATCATCTCCCCTGTCATCTGCGCGCGCTGGGGATGGAGAACGACACGGTCGAGCTGCTGCGGCAGCTGCCGGGGTTTGCGGTCCGTGACATCGGCCGCGGCTGCTGCGGGCTGTCCGGCACCTTCGGACTCGAGCGCGCCCATTACCGGCAATCGATGGAGATCGGCGCCGGCGTGTTTGCCGCCGTCAAGGACAGCGCGTTCGATACGGTGCTGACCGATTGCGGCGCCTGCAAAATGCAGCTCGAGCACGGCAGCGGCCGCGCGGTGGCGCACCCGGTTGAAATGCTGTGCCGGGCGCTCGCCGGCGCCGCCGCGAGTGCACCCCCTGAGGTCAAAGGAGCCGCCGCATGA
- a CDS encoding 4Fe-4S dicluster domain-containing protein: MKILAVDHTRCTGCRLCEIACSLHHDGVANPAAARLAIVRWEEEGLHVPAVCQQCDVAMCELVCQPHAIRRNPATAALVVNYELCIGCRMCVIGCPYGAMSVHPLGRPVLKCNLCDGEPRCVQFCETGALQYLEPQAVSFAKRSATARKLIGGES; this comes from the coding sequence ATGAAGATCCTCGCGGTAGATCACACGCGCTGCACCGGTTGCCGGCTGTGTGAAATCGCTTGCTCGCTGCATCACGACGGCGTCGCCAACCCGGCGGCGGCGCGGCTGGCGATCGTGCGCTGGGAAGAAGAAGGCCTGCACGTGCCGGCGGTCTGCCAGCAGTGCGACGTGGCGATGTGCGAACTCGTGTGCCAGCCCCACGCCATTCGGCGCAACCCGGCTACCGCTGCACTGGTGGTGAACTACGAGCTCTGCATCGGCTGCCGCATGTGCGTGATCGGCTGCCCGTACGGCGCCATGTCGGTGCATCCGTTGGGCCGGCCGGTACTCAAGTGCAACCTCTGCGACGGCGAGCCGCGCTGCGTGCAGTTTTGTGAGACCGGCGCGCTGCAATACCTCGAGCCGCAAGCGGTCTCGTTCGCCAAACGCAGCGCCACGGCCCGCAAGCTGATCGGGGGTGAGTCATGA
- a CDS encoding CoA transferase, with the protein MSELLLRPYRILDLCGIAGAFCGKLLGDLGAEVVRVEPPAGDPARSKPPLGAERSTSLDFLAFNTNKRSITLELSDPQGRARFLELVCNADALIEDRPPGTLDALGLGYRQLHEINPRLVLASITPYGQSGPHRHHRSSDLIAMATSGFMQITGDPEQPPMRLGNEQSRFAPAMYAALGVVAALCHRDWHGSPGQHLDVSMQEALLSFILEQHPVLLWRTRGKNATRVGPVSALAVPAGVFPCQDGWVGLGIIKPQEWDALSHWLHEVTGSEEILAEALRGGIHARAAHRDLIETVLLQFTTCQTRAQLFHEGQRRNLVVTPVNTVADLLADAGLAQGDLWRELRHPVAGSLQYPLSLLGPGVAAATRAAPLLGEANEEILCGERWQEAATEPCPGAGCSTGPAAVLAGVRVVEFGPFIALPLTGRILAALGATVIKVESNNALDQLNWVPPWGHGMGQPEYQALKLRVTLDVRRAEGAAVLKRLILASDVFMTNFRRDALARWGLDLDELRRARPESIIVHQSGFGAGPYERYKLYGIMAQHLCGISLLSGEAGAPPCCLNSAYSDYHTPVLQSLAVIAALERRRRTGAGAFIEGSIFRSGASTVAAALLELQASGALPARRGNHDPVAVPHNVYPCRGQDQWCAIAVWDDAQWQALCRVLAHPEWAAQARFVSPGERRAHEDELDALLAGVTRAWDKHELMRALQAAAVPAGIVAKGQDLAEDPQLQHRGLYSETTYYVPDPQRPGTAWERGPDVPLARLPIAFSDTPGLVGPYRRIGEDNDYVFGELLGMSAGELARLSEQGVLQ; encoded by the coding sequence ATGTCGGAGCTGCTTCTGCGCCCCTATCGCATTCTCGACCTGTGCGGCATCGCCGGCGCTTTCTGCGGCAAGCTGCTCGGCGACCTCGGCGCCGAGGTCGTCAGAGTCGAGCCGCCGGCGGGTGATCCGGCTCGCTCCAAGCCGCCGCTGGGTGCCGAGCGTAGCACCAGTCTCGATTTCTTGGCGTTCAACACCAACAAACGCTCGATCACGCTCGAACTCTCCGATCCACAAGGGCGCGCCCGTTTCCTCGAACTGGTGTGCAACGCCGATGCGCTGATCGAGGATCGGCCGCCGGGCACGCTCGATGCGCTCGGACTGGGTTATCGCCAGCTGCACGAAATCAATCCGCGCCTGGTGCTGGCCTCGATCACGCCCTACGGTCAGAGCGGACCACACCGCCACCATCGCTCCTCTGACCTGATTGCGATGGCCACCAGCGGTTTCATGCAGATAACCGGTGATCCCGAGCAGCCGCCGATGCGCCTGGGCAACGAGCAGTCACGCTTCGCGCCGGCAATGTATGCGGCGCTCGGGGTGGTGGCGGCACTCTGCCACCGCGACTGGCACGGCAGCCCGGGCCAGCACCTCGACGTCTCAATGCAGGAAGCGCTGCTGAGCTTCATCCTCGAACAACACCCGGTGCTGCTCTGGCGCACCCGGGGCAAGAACGCCACGCGCGTGGGGCCGGTGTCGGCGCTGGCCGTGCCCGCGGGCGTCTTCCCCTGCCAGGACGGCTGGGTGGGCTTGGGCATCATCAAACCGCAGGAATGGGACGCCCTGTCGCATTGGCTGCACGAAGTCACCGGTAGTGAGGAGATTCTGGCGGAGGCCCTGCGCGGCGGCATTCATGCCCGCGCCGCCCATCGCGATCTGATCGAGACGGTCTTGCTGCAGTTCACCACCTGTCAAACCCGGGCGCAGCTGTTCCACGAAGGCCAGCGGCGCAACCTCGTGGTCACCCCGGTTAACACCGTGGCGGACCTGCTCGCCGACGCCGGCCTGGCCCAGGGCGACCTCTGGCGGGAGTTGCGGCACCCCGTGGCCGGCTCGCTACAGTATCCGCTCAGCCTGCTCGGGCCAGGTGTCGCGGCCGCCACCCGCGCCGCGCCGCTGCTGGGTGAGGCGAACGAAGAGATCCTGTGCGGCGAACGCTGGCAGGAGGCGGCCACCGAGCCGTGCCCGGGCGCGGGTTGCAGCACGGGCCCCGCGGCCGTGCTTGCCGGGGTACGCGTAGTCGAGTTCGGCCCGTTCATCGCGCTGCCGCTCACCGGCCGAATCCTGGCAGCTCTGGGTGCGACGGTCATCAAGGTCGAGAGCAACAATGCTCTCGATCAGCTCAACTGGGTGCCGCCCTGGGGTCACGGCATGGGGCAGCCCGAGTACCAGGCGCTCAAGCTGCGCGTGACCCTCGATGTCCGCCGGGCCGAGGGCGCGGCCGTGCTCAAACGGCTGATCTTGGCCAGCGATGTCTTCATGACCAACTTCCGCCGTGATGCTCTGGCGCGCTGGGGTCTCGATCTCGACGAGCTGCGGCGCGCCAGGCCGGAGTCGATCATCGTCCATCAGAGTGGATTCGGTGCCGGTCCCTACGAGCGCTACAAACTCTACGGCATCATGGCTCAGCACCTATGCGGCATCTCGTTGCTCTCGGGCGAAGCCGGCGCCCCGCCCTGCTGCCTCAACTCGGCGTACTCCGACTACCACACGCCCGTCCTCCAATCACTTGCAGTGATCGCGGCGCTCGAGCGCCGCCGCCGTACCGGCGCCGGCGCTTTCATCGAAGGCTCGATCTTTCGCTCCGGCGCCAGCACCGTCGCCGCGGCGCTGCTCGAGTTGCAAGCATCCGGCGCGCTGCCGGCGCGCCGCGGCAACCATGATCCGGTGGCCGTGCCCCACAACGTCTACCCCTGCCGCGGTCAGGACCAGTGGTGCGCGATCGCGGTGTGGGATGACGCCCAATGGCAGGCCCTGTGCCGAGTGCTCGCTCACCCCGAGTGGGCCGCGCAAGCACGCTTTGTCAGTCCCGGCGAGCGCCGGGCGCACGAGGACGAGCTCGACGCCTTGCTGGCCGGCGTCACCCGCGCTTGGGACAAGCACGAGCTGATGCGCGCATTGCAGGCCGCCGCCGTTCCGGCCGGCATCGTGGCCAAAGGGCAAGACTTGGCCGAGGATCCGCAGCTGCAGCACCGCGGCCTGTACAGCGAAACCACTTACTACGTCCCCGATCCGCAGCGCCCGGGGACGGCGTGGGAGCGTGGTCCGGATGTCCCGCTGGCGCGCTTGCCGATCGCATTCTCCGACACCCCCGGGTTGGTCGGTCCTTACCGGCGCATCGGTGAGGACAACGACTATGTCTTCGGCGAGCTGCTGGGCATGTCGGCCGGCGAGCTGGCGCGCCTGAGCGAGCAAGGCGTGTTGCAATGA
- a CDS encoding nitronate monooxygenase, with amino-acid sequence MTPARLHTTLCDLLDIRHPVMLAGMGRVSCPELTAAVSNAGGLGILGAAPLQPDTLNEWIEQTRKLTSAPFGVDTLLPLGVPKSGSKGSMKQKIPEAYAEFARRFKEQHAIPDPPPRGEVSQELFGVSQELAWDWTHDFFEKQLEVIMDQRVPVYAAGLGDPSPMLAEFHARGTKVIGIAGNVKHVRRMRDGGVDIIVVQGTEAGGHNSRIGTMALVPQAVDAAPGTPIVAAGGIADGRGLAAALALGAAGVWCGTVFCTTEEAWLSGFLKQAMLDSDEEGTVVSRAVTGKPMRQLKNKWVEEFEASGLTPLPMPFQMILSTPVMAGAGRAHRGDICATAAGQVVGMLHELKPAAQVVTEMVEQAVAVLGRCAQHAVAD; translated from the coding sequence ATGACACCCGCACGCTTGCACACCACACTTTGTGACCTGCTCGACATTCGCCATCCGGTCATGCTCGCCGGTATGGGGCGGGTCTCCTGCCCGGAACTGACGGCGGCAGTCTCCAACGCCGGCGGGCTCGGCATTCTGGGCGCGGCGCCGCTGCAGCCCGACACCCTCAACGAATGGATCGAGCAGACGCGCAAGCTCACCTCCGCGCCCTTCGGGGTCGATACCCTGCTGCCGCTGGGCGTACCGAAGAGCGGCTCGAAGGGCAGCATGAAGCAGAAGATTCCCGAGGCCTACGCCGAGTTCGCCCGCCGCTTCAAAGAGCAGCACGCCATCCCCGATCCGCCGCCGCGCGGCGAGGTCAGCCAAGAGCTGTTCGGGGTCTCGCAGGAGTTGGCGTGGGACTGGACCCATGACTTCTTCGAGAAACAACTCGAAGTCATCATGGATCAACGGGTGCCGGTGTATGCCGCCGGGCTGGGTGATCCCTCGCCGATGCTGGCTGAGTTCCACGCCCGCGGCACCAAGGTCATCGGCATCGCCGGCAACGTCAAGCATGTCCGCCGCATGCGCGACGGCGGCGTCGACATCATCGTCGTGCAGGGTACCGAAGCCGGCGGTCACAACAGCCGCATCGGTACGATGGCGCTGGTGCCACAGGCGGTCGACGCGGCTCCGGGCACGCCCATCGTCGCTGCCGGCGGCATAGCCGACGGCCGTGGCTTGGCGGCGGCGCTGGCACTCGGGGCCGCCGGTGTGTGGTGCGGCACGGTGTTCTGTACCACCGAGGAAGCCTGGCTCTCGGGGTTCCTCAAGCAGGCCATGCTCGACAGCGACGAGGAGGGCACGGTGGTGAGCCGCGCGGTTACCGGCAAACCGATGCGCCAGCTGAAGAACAAGTGGGTGGAGGAATTCGAGGCCTCGGGGCTGACGCCGCTGCCGATGCCGTTCCAGATGATCCTGTCCACGCCGGTCATGGCCGGCGCCGGCCGCGCCCACCGCGGCGATATCTGCGCCACCGCGGCGGGACAAGTGGTCGGCATGCTCCACGAACTCAAGCCCGCGGCGCAGGTGGTGACGGAAATGGTCGAGCAGGCGGTGGCGGTCCTCGGCCGCTGCGCGCAGCACGCGGTTGCCGACTAG